In Aromatoleum aromaticum EbN1, the sequence TCTGAAATGACAAGCGCCGGGGCCGTGGCTAGCGCGTCCATGCCGCCGACAGGATGGAAGCAGCCTTCCTTTTTGCTGTCCTTCGCGAAGCGTTTGGTGCCGTCCTCCTGGATGTACTGCATCGTCCACTGCTTGCCATCGATGTCGAAAGCCGGAATGTAGGTCTTCTGCCCTTCCTTGTCGGTAAACGCGCCGGCATGGGCTTGGATGCCCTTGTCGCGCATGTACGGTGTCAGCTCGGCAACCGGTGCCAAGTCGGCCATTTGCTTGCCGACGCGCTGGGCGCTCGCTTCATGCAGGCGGTCTTGCTCTTCGGCACGTGCCGCCAGCTTGCTCGCGGCCTCGGCCGCCAACTTCGCCTTCTCCTGGGGATCGAGGGAATAGCCTTTCGACTTCCATTTCATCTCGATGCCGGTGCGGTTGTTCTTGATATAGCCGGCCGGGTGGCCGTCCAGGTGGCCGACGTAGAAACCAGCGTGTTCGCCCTTCTTGTCGCCCTCGACGCCGATCCGGTGTTTCTTGCCGTCCATGATGGGGTGCTCGTCGGTCACGTTGCAGCCCATCGAACGCAAGGCATCGGCGAACTCTTCACGCGGGTTCATCGCCGCGGCTTGCTGCGCCGGCACGTTGTCGGGCAACCAGCGTTGCAGCTTCTCCATGTCGGCCTTCGGTCCGGCATACCAGGACTTCGCGACCTTGTCCCAAGCTGCGCCGGCGGCCTTCGCCGCGCTGCGCTCGCCATACGGAACGGCCAGATAGACGCGCTCCTGGGCGGCCTTCTGACCGGCGCCGTAGTCTAGGGCCGGCATGTCGGCTGTGCGGGCCAGGGCGGGCTCTTGGGCGGTGCCTTGCGCCCATTTGGCGAAGGGGGTCGCATCGGCGCCCGGCGGGACATACCAAGACTGTTCCTTGCGGTCCCAGCGCGCCCCGAGGGCCTTGGCGTCGTCCTTCTCCTTGTATGGGACATTAAGGTAGGTCCGTTCGTCCGGGGCGGAGCGATCCGCCGTCTGCTTCTGCTGCTCTTCCAACTCGGCAATGCGCTTCTGCATGTCAGCGTCGTTGAGCATGACATTCATTTCCGCCGACTTTCGCGCCTCTTTAGCCGCTGAAATGTCCTCGTCCGTGCTGGCGGGATCACGGCGAACGCGGTCCTCATGAGCGCGGGCAAGGATCGCGCTGTGCTCATGCTCGTTATCGGTCGAATTGGCGGCAACCACGGCCAAACGGGACGCCAGATGCTCGGCCTGCTGGGCGTTCTCGAAGTCGTGCACGAACTCATAGCGCCCATCTTCGCGCTGGGCGTACACGCTCCAGAACTGCGGTTCCACGCCAAGATCCGCGGCCGCCGCGACGTGGGTTTCCCCGTCGACCTGGTACTCGGCGCTGGCCTGCACCTGGACGTTGCCGTTCCAGTCGTGCGGCAAGGTCGCCTCGAAGGCTTCATTGGCCGCTGCATCGAACGCCGCCACATCGCCGACCTTCCGCGCCTCGGCAACCTTCGCCTCCTCCCGGAGCTGTTCCAGCGGCTCGATGGCCGCCTGGATCTTCGCCTCCAAGGCCTCAACGGCTTCGGGCAGCTCATGCCGCGTCCAGAACTCGTTTTGGGTACTGAGGGGCTGAATCTGATCGAGTAGATCGAGGGCCTTGTCGATCTGCTCCAGCCGCGCGGTATCGAGGACACCGGGCAAGGTGCCGCGCTCCAAGTGTCCCAGCATCCAAGCTTCGGCCTTCACCGCCTTCGCGGCCCGGTCGGTAGCGTCATCGGGTCCGGCTTGCATACTGACCTCCTGTGTCGGAATGGCCTGCTGCGCCTCGTCACGCTCGGCCACGGTTTGCCTGGCTAGGGTCATCGCTTCGCGCCACTGAGATGCGGCAATCGTGTACGTCTCCTTGGCCTCCCGCACGGCAGGATCGGCATGGTGAAGCGGATAGCGCCGCTCGCTGGCATCCTTCTCGCCATAGACACGCACAAGCTCGGCTTGGAAAGCTTGGTCTGCAAGTTTCATGGCCTCGTGCTGGGTGACGGTCAGCTCGGCTACGGTCGGCTGCGGCTGCGCTTCCTGCTCCTGTGCCTGGCCCTGCTCCTGTACCTGCTTCTGCTCGAAGGCCATCACATAGTTTTTGATCTTCTCGGCCTCGGCCGCCGCCCGGAAGATCTCCAGCGAGTCATCCTCCAGGGCCTTGATCCACGAAGCGACATACGCGACGTGCTGTCCGGGATCGTGGCCAATGCCCAGTTCGTCGCCGATGATCATCGACGCGATTTCCGCCCGCAGTTCTTCCTTGGCGTACCCCTCGCTGCCGAACGGGTGCACCAGGTCGCGGTCAAGCCGGGACTCGTGCCCGGTCCAGTGCCCGAGCTCGTGCAGCGCCGTCGCATAGTAGTTGTCGGCGGTCGGGAATTGGCCCCTGTCAGGAAGGTGGATGCTGTCGGTCGCCGGCCGATAGAAGGCGCGATTGTTCTCGCCGTGGCGGATGACGGCACCCGAGGCTTTCACGATGTGCTCGGCCCGCTCGACAGCATCCCAAGTCTGTTCCTTGCGCTCGATGGGCGGAAGACCCTCGATCTGTTCCGCATTGAACACGGAGGCGAAGAACACGCGTGGCCGCTCCAGCATCACGGTTTGCTTGACCGGCTTGCCGTCGCCATCCAGGACGGGCTTGCCGTGCTCGTCCCGCTTCTCCTGCTCTTCGCTGAACTTCCAGTATTGAACGGGGGTGCCCTTCTCACCCTTGCGGACCTGGGCGCCGGCCGCCGTCGCCTGCTTGTAGGTCATCCAGCGGTTATCCGTGCGCCCCTGGCTCATCAGATAGATCGCGTTGATGCCCTTGTACCGCTTGCCAGTCGTTGGATTGACCGGCAGGAAGCCGCCAGGCTCTCCAGGCTCCCAAGGCCGTTGCCACGGCGCCGTGCCCGCCTTGAGCTGTTCAATCAGGTTCTCCGCGACCGTTTTATGGAACGGTTTCTTGGCCTCTGCCATGGCCTTAACCCTCCTGCCGCTCGGTCGGAACGGTCGCGTCCACCAGATCGACATCGCTGTCGAGCGCGTCTTGTTCGCTCAAGGCGTCTTCCGCGAAGGCGCCCACGCGCTCGGCCTCATCCGGATCGAACTCGGCCTGGTAACCGGGCGTCTGGGCGTCGATCAACTTCTCGCGGATCGCATCCGTCGCATTCGTCACGTCATCGAGGATCGCGGCTTCAGGATGGGTGATCTGCTCGGTCATGGTCATTGCTCCTGTTCGTGAGTGTTGTTGCGGCCGGTGCTGTAGTCGGGTCGGCCCTTGAGCTTCGGGTTCTTGCTCTCGGGATAGCTCTGCTTGCAAGTCGGGAAGTTGCTGCACGCCCACCAGAAGACGTCGGCCTTCTTCGTCGGCCGGCGAATCAGCCCCTGCCCGCACGCCATGCACTTGTAGAGAGTGGAAATCGGCAAGGCTTCACGGCCGCCGGCAATGGCGACGGCGCCATCGTTGGCCTTCGTCACCTGGTCACGGATGAACGTCTCTTGCTTGGCAATGAAGGCGGCCAACTCGGCCGTGCCCTGCTCGATGCCTTTCAACATGCGTTCGTAAAGGGCGGTCAGCACGGGGCTCTTCACGACTTCGGGCAGGGCGTCGATCATGCTGCGCCCCAATGTCGTGCCGATAATCTGCTTGCCCTTGGTTTCCAGGAACCCGCGGCGTTTCAGCTCGGAAATGATGGATGCGCGGGTGGCGGAAGTGCCGATACCGTCCTCCTCGCGCAGCATCTTCTTGTGCTCCGGCTCGGGCACAACCTTATGGATGTTCTCCATCGCACGGAGCAGCGTGCCCTCGGTGAAGCGGGCCGGTGGCTTCGTCTTGGCGTCCTTCCGGGTGGCCTGCTTGCAGGTCACGCCATCGCCCTTCTGCATAGCCGGAAGGCGTTGATTCCCGCCTTCGTCCGCGTCCTTCTCCGTGTCCTGCTCGTCGACTTCCTGGTAGACGTCGCGCCAGCCGTTGCGCGTAACAACCTTGCCGGTCGCAACGAAGGTTTCATCCTCGACCTCCACGACAACCGTGGTGCTCATGTACTCATGGACGCAGTAGAACTGCGCCAGGTACGCCCGCACGATCAGGTCATAAATGTTGCGCTCCCTCTCGATCAGGCCCGCCTTGCTGCCGTTGTGCATAGTCGGGATGATCCCGTGATGCGCCGTGATCTTCGAGTCGTTCCACGTCTTGGACTTCAAGCGCGGATCGGCACCGGCCACCAGGCCGGCCAGCTCCGGGTTCACGTGCTGAATCGCCTTAAGAACGCGGGGCGAATCGGCATGCTGCGACTCGGGCAGGTAGGCGCAATCGGTACGGGGATAGGAAGTCAGCTTGTGGGTTTCATAGAGCGTCTGGCAGGCGTTCAGCACGTCCTCGGCGCTGTACCCGAACTTGTTGGACGCAAGCAATGTGATGTCGGACAGGGCAAACGCGAGCGGCTGGTTCTGCTTCTTGGCCTCCTGCGTGTATTCGGCGACGGTGCCGGGTTTGCCGGTGACCTTTGCCACCAGCGCGTCCGCCACGGCGGTATCGACAAGGCGCCCCTCGGCATCGAGACCCGCCTGATCGACCTTCGCTCGCCAAGAGGCGAGGAAGGCACCGCCCGAATGCTGAATCGCTGCGCGGATGGTGTGATACGGGATCGGCTTGAACGCCTCGATTTCCCTGTCTCGCGCGACAACGAGCGTGAGCGTCGGGGTCTGCACACGGCCGACCGTGAGCAGACCCCGCGAACCACCGCGCTGTGCGCGCAGGGTATAGGCGCGACTGAGATTCATGCCGATCAGCCAGTCGGCCCGCTGCCGTGCCCGCGCGGCATCGGCCCAGCCGTGATAGGTGCCGTTGTCCTTGAGGGCGGCAAGGCCACGCTTCACGGAAACGGAATCCTGCGCGGACACCCAAAATCGCCGCGCGGGCTTGTTGCAGCGAAAGTGCTCCAGGACCTCATCGACCAGCAATTGACCCTCGCGGTCGGGGTCGGCGGCGTTGACGATTTCCGCCGCCTCCTTGAGCAGTTTGCCGATCACGGCGAGCTGCTGCTTGGCATCGTCCTTCGCCTTGAGCATCCAGTCGGTCGGAATGATGGGTAGCTCGTCGACCCGCCAGATTTTCTTGCCGCGGGCGTTGCGGGGAACGTCGTCGGGGGTGTACTCGTCGGGCTCCGCCTGTTCGAGCATGTGTCCGAAGCACCAGGTCACAGTATCGGTGCCGCACTCGATGAAGCCGTCGCCCTTCCCGCTCTGGCCCAGCTCGCTTGCGATGGCCTTTGCGACGGATGGCTTTTCAGCGATGAACAATCGCATCGTTCTTTCCTCCCTTACCAGGTGATGACCGGGGAAACGACTGTCACGATCTGGGAACGATTGATGGGGCCGAAGTAGCGGCCATCGAACGATGTGCCACTCATGTCGGACATGAGCAGCAGTTCGGCGGCGCCGAGGATGTAGCGGGTGGCATGGAACCGTGGCAGCGGTCGGCCGCCGGCATCGACAGCTTTGGGAGCACTGAAAGGCAGCAGCACGCCGTTTACGCGCACGCCATCGGCGGATACGGCAACGTCATCGCCTTTAGCGGCTAAAACGCGCTTCATCAGATAGCCGTAACCGCCGGCGCAGAAGCCGGCGCCGATGTAGCCGCGTTCCCGTGCCTCGTTGAAGACTTGGAGGTGCGGTGGGCAGAAGAGGACATAAGCCCCCTTCTCCACCGCTAGGCTTGGGCTCGTCCAGTACAGGCCGACCGGAATGCTCCTGGTGGTATTGATGCGTGCGCCGACCGAATACGCGAGGGCGGCGCCGGTGAGCCCCGCCGCGCCTGCCAAGGCCACCCCGACACTGATCTTCTTGAAGAGCTGCTTCATATCGTGATCCGCTCCCCTGCTTCCGCGAACTGGACCAGGCGATCACTGTCCTTGGGCGCGGGCACCGCAGCGCGCGCCAGGAAAATCGGATCTTTGAAGTAAAGCGGCTGCTTGCCATAAATCGCGGGATAGCCGGCCACGTACACCACCATGTCGCCAGGCTCTTCGATGTTGCCGTCTGCGTTCTTCCGAGGACCAGGCATCCGCAAGCACTCATCCGGTGTCAGCAAGGGGCGCTGCACTTCTTGGAACGTGCGGGAAACCTGCCCGAGCATCGCCGCCGTGCGGCGGCCGCTGGTCGTGATCTGCTCCTTGACTACGGTGGTCTGTCCGGTCAGCCGAGACAGGTGTTCGGCAGTCTCCACACGGTTCGGGGGATAGGCGTTCTGCACATGGCAGTTGGAGGTGATGGTTTCATCTGGTCCGTACCCCGTTTCACGGCTCTTGAGTTGGTTGATGTCCTGGCAGATCAGGTAGCACTTGATGCCGTAGCCCGCCACGAAGGCCAGTGACTCTTGCAGGATCTGCAACTTCCCAAGGCTGGGAAACTCATCGAGCATCATGAGGAGCCGGTGCTTGTAATGCGCCACCAGCCGCCCGTTGTCGAAGTCCATCTTGTCCGCGAGCAGACGGACAATCATGTTCACCATGACGCGGACCAGGGGCCGCAGCCGATCCTTGTCATTGGGGTGCGTGACGATATAGAGCGTTACGGGGTCATCTGAATGCATCAGGTCGCGGATGCAGAATTCGGAGCGACTCACGTTGCGGGCCACGACTGGATCGCGGTACAGGGCCAGGAAGGACTTGGCCGTGGACAGCACCGATCCCGCTTCTTCCTCCGGCCGATCCATCATGTCGCGGGCGGCGGAACCAATGGCATGGTGGTTCTGCCCGGCGACGTGCCCATAGGTCGCCATCTCCATCCAAAGCTCGCCGACGTCGCGGTTCGGATCGGCCAGCATCGCATCAACCGATGGGAGCGTGGCCGTCGTGTCGTCGTCCTTCGCCTTGTAGAGCGCGTGCAGAATCACGCCGACCAAGAGTGCAAACGCCGTTTTCTGCCAATGCGAACCCAGGCCCTTCCCGTCCGGGTCGACAATCAGGGTCACCAGGTTCTGAACATCGCCAACCTCGTGTTCAGTACCCATCCGGATTTCGTCCAGCGGATTCCAGCACACGCTACCGTTCGCAGTAGCCGGCTCAAACCGCAGCACGTTGTTCTTGGCGTGCTTCTTCCTCCACCCGGCAGTCATTGCCCACAGCTCGCCTTTCAGGTCGGTGACAACGGCGCTGTCACCCCATGACAACAACGTCGGAACAACCAAGCCGACACCTTTGCCCGAGCGGGTAGGGGCATAGGTCAAGATGTGCTCCGGGCCGTTATGGCGCAGATAATGAAAATTGCCGTCCTTGTCCTCCCAGCCCCCGACATAGACGCCCGTGGACGGGGCGGTGTCCTTGCCCGTGACAACATCCAAGAGACGGCGAGGCCGGGGCAGCAGCCCGGCAGCCTGAATGTCTTTCTTCCCGGCCCAGCGCGCGGAGCCATGCAGGTACTCGTTCGCCTTCGACGAGTTCGAGGACACGACTTTCGCCACCGCCACGCCCAGCAGCCCCACTGTGGAAATCATCATGCCCACACTGCCCGCCTGCATGATTTCGTTCGGATAGTGGGAATACCACTTCGATGACCACTCGAGGATCGACCACGGCGCATAGACGTGGTTGAAATGGCCGCCAAGGTTCGCCTGGTAATCGAAGATATGGGCGAAAAACTGGGTAGCAGACTGCAATCCGGCCCCAAGCGACACCGCCCCGAGCACGGGCAACAACTTGCCGCCCGCGCCTTTCTTGGTGCGGACTTGAGGCCCGACCGCATTGTCCATCTTGATCTTCATCGACTCCTTCCCTTCGACGTTTGGATCGAACCCCGAGGCGTGACGGTGACAGGATCGCCGACCGCTACACGGGACAAGCGCCGGGCCGTGGCTTGGTCGATGGGCAGAACCATGACAGCGTCAGCATCGTCTCGCCTGAGAAGAGCCAGCGTCCGACCTTCGACATGACGAAGACCAGCAAATGAAAAACCACGGGCATTCTTATTATATAAACTATTTTTCGGTATATCGAAATATTTTAGGGGCTTATCTTCGCGCTCGGCGAGGTATTCGTCCGCTGCAGCCTGTTGCGCGGGTTTCAGTCGTCCTACCCCAACAGCGTCCCGTCGCAATGCGTGATCTGATTGGGCTCGTTGCTGCTCCACGTGACGAGGAACATCACGCGGCAATAGCACTTCACCTCCGCCGACGATGCGAACCACACTGAGTTCGGACATTCCTCGCAAACGGTGCTGGCTTTGGGGCGGCGGGACTCGCCCAATGCGTCCAACGTTGGGCTTGCGGCCGACATGGGCGGGGGCGTCCATGCCGGCCCCGCCTCTGCCGTCGCTGCCTCCTCGGCCGGCTCCGGCGCCGGTCCGGGCACGGTTGTCGTCGGCAGCGGCGCTTGATCCAGCGCCGCCAAGGCGGCGTCGATCAGTTCGTCCTCGCTCGGTTCGTGCTGCTCGCTCATGTGCTTTCTCCTTGCTCAAAAGCTGTTGCCGCCGCAGTTCCAAAGCGGGATCCGCAAACGTGATAGGTAGCTGGGAATCGACGGCAGCCCTGATGATTTGAGCCTTGAACGCGGGGGTGCCGTTGACGGTAATCTGACTGCCATACCGCTCCATCGCCAGGCGCAGGGCGGCTTGCACGCCTTCGCGCGTGGCATCGCGGGAGACCTGAAGCTTGTCACCATCGTCGCGCACAGCCGACTGGCCGATGCGGAAGATGATCGTGCCCTTCTTGGTGATGTTGTCCTGAACGTGGGCGCGCTCGGACTTCGTTGCACCCTGTCCGGCGATCGTGTTGCCCTTGAGGCCCTGGGCCGCCTCACGACCCCGCAGGGCAGCCAGCGCGTCCGCATTGCCCTGTAGGGCCTCCTGCTTCAACCAGTCCGCCCAGGCCCGCCGCTTGAAGCCTTGGGAGAGCTTTTCCCGCTCTTTCGCATACTCCTTATGGATCTCGGCCAGTTGATCGCGCAGGGCGGTACTGGCCTGCGAATAGAGCGCTTTCTTGCCAACGCCCTTGCTATCGACAACCGTGATAGTCGCGCGCCTGAGCCGGTTGGCCCGCTTCGCACCGTCGACAGCACGATCCTTGCGGCGCCGGGCTTTCGCCAGGGAATCGGCGCGTGCCGCTGTGAGGGTCTGCTGCTCGGCCTTGTACCGGGCATAGAGCTCGACCGTATTGACGCGCAGGCCGATGGGGGGCTTTTCGTATTGCCGCCGCATCTTCGGTTCCGCCAGCCGATCCGGCGACGGCTCGAAGGGACCAAGCCGCGCCTCAAGACCGGGCTTGGAAAGCTCGCGGGCGATAGTGCTGGCTTTGACCCGCGTGCCGTCTGCCGCCTCCACAACCAAGCCATTGCCGCGCTCGCGCAGCTCAAGCCCGTTTTTCCTCATGACTTGGTGCAATTCGGTCCAAGATTGCGCCCCGCGCATTTCCTCCAAGGATTCCCGCCGTACCCAGCCGACGAGGCTTTCGACCCCCGCATGACGCTCCATGTCCGCTGCGCGCCCCTCGGCCACGGACCGCCGCGATTGGTGGTTGTCCCGCTCCAGCCCGCAATCCCGCTCGAGTACGGCGCACAGTTCCGCGAGCGTGCGATAGGACTGGAACGGCTCATGCATCGTGTGCCGCTCCGGGTGGATCTTGTTGATGGCGATGTGAAGATGAAGATTGTCGGTGTCATGGTGTACCGCGCTGACACGCTGGTGCTCGCCGTAACCGAGGCCGGCACAGATACGTTCCTCAATCACTTTCAACGTATCGGCGCTCGGGTGCTCACCGGGCCGAAAGCTGACCAGCAGGTGATAGGTCTTGTCGCCGGCCCCACGGGTGTTCTGCCGCTGCGTAGCAAGCACTTCCCCGATGACCGCCTGCAGGGTGGCGGCCGCGCAGTGGGTAGCGGTGACCGGCCCGAGGCGTTCCGTTTTGCCTTGCTCGTCGGTGATGTACTCCACCAACTCGGCGAAGTCGCTCTTGGCAAGGGACCTCATTGGGACGTGCTTTGCGATCACGCGCGAGCCTCCGGCGTTTTAGCCGCTAAAAGGATCATCGTTCGGCCCTCGGCATGACAACGGCCATCATGACCTGCCCCATCTCGTCCTGTGTCGCCTCGATTCGGGACAGGACCGCGCGAATAGTCGCCTCGCCAAACTGGGCGGTGCGCTCGTCGTTGGTGAGCCAAAGCTTCAGCAGCCCGCCGAGGCGGCCAAGGTCGCCGTTGATCCGCGCGAGTTCGCGCACCTGCTCGTAATCGACCACACCACCGATGCGGTAGCCCTGCCCGACTTCGCGCAGAAAGCGGGCGACGCTCATCCCGGCCCGCTGGGCCTGAGCTTCGATCAGCTTCTTCTCTTCCGGGAACACAGGCACCCGTAGGTGGTGCTTGCGTTTCCCGGCGATTGGCCTTGCGGTTTTCCCCATCGTCCAAGGCTCGCTTGTCATGTCGGCGGTAGCCGGCCCAACCTCGCAGAGCAGGATGCCCGTTGAGCGCCCCCGGCGCGAATAAGGGTTAGCGAAGGTAGATAACCGGCTCCGCTGGTTAGCTAACTTCGCCCATCCTGCCCGCCTTTCGGCGTTCATTACCCCAGGGAAAGTCTACGCCATCACTTTTGATTTATCCGCAGCGAGGCGCAAAACAAGTGTAAATATTTTAATGGATATAGCGAAATTTAGTGAACGCTCCCATAATCCCTGTGTCGTAAGGATATGGACCCGATGTAGTTGCACCTTTTCGCGGTCTTGTTACACGCGGCGTAGCGCAAGAATTGAAGCGACGGGACCTATGGAACGAGCACGATGGCGAAGAGCTACACCGAAGAACTTGCCGGGTGGGTGAGCAAACGCACGACACAAAGGCTGCGCCAGGACAAAAACATCGTTGCGTTCTTGGCCGTGAAGGGCGACGTGAAGGCGGCGCTCGATGCAGGCTACTCGATGAAAACCATCTGGGAGCACCTGCACGAAACGAAGCGCATCGAGTATCGCTATGAGACTTTCACGCTGCACGTGAAGCGGCACATCCGGACCAAGCCTCGAGCCGAACACCGGGTCGAGCAGCAGCTACCGCAGGAGCAGAGCAAGCCACAAGCTCTGGCGGCCACAACGCGGCCAGACCAGGCGCAAAGCGAACCCCGAAAGACCCCGCCGCCCTCCGTGGGGGGCTTCACATTCACCGCAACACCGAAGAAAGAGGACTTGTTCTAATGGCCAAGATCCACATGGTTCTGCAAGGGAAAGGCGGCGTCGGCAAATCGATGATCGCGGCTGTTATTGCGCAGTACAAGGCAGGGAAGGGACAAAAGCCGATCTGCATTGACACCGATCCGGTCAACGCGACGTTCGAGGGATACAAGGCCCTCGACGTGCGGCGCCTCAACATCATGGACGGCGATGAGATCAACACCAGGAACTTCGATACCCTGGTCGAGCAGATCGCCACGGCCGAGGTCGACGTCATCATCGACAACGGTGCCAGCTCGTTCGTGCCGCTCTCGCACTACCTCATCAGCAACCAAGTGCCGGCGCTACTCCGGAACATGGGACATGAGCTTGTGGTGCACACCGTCATTACGGGTGGGCAGGCTCTCCAAGATACAGTGAGCGGTTTTGCCCAGCTGGCCGGCCAATTCCCCGCCGAATGCCTGTTCGTCGCCTGGCTGAACTCCTATTGGGGCGCCATCGAGCACGAGGGCAAGGGGTTCGAGCAGATGAAGGCGTACACCACGAACAAGGCCCGCGTGTCGGCCATCATCCAGATTCCGCCGCTCAAGGAAGAAACTTACGGCAGGGACTTTACGGAAATGCTCCAAGCTCGCCTTACCTTCGATGAGGCCTTGGCGATGAGCTCTCTCACGATCATGACGCGGCAGCGGCTCAAGATCGTGAAAGGCCAGCTCTTCGCCCAGCTCGAGAATACGGCGGTGCTGTGATGTCGGACAAGATCGAGTCCATCATCAAGGAGATCGCGGCGAAACACGGCATCGCCGTTGGCCGCGATGATCCGATCCTGGTCCTGCAAACGATCAATGAGCGACTGATGCAGGACAGCGCGGTCGCTCAGCAGGAAACGCTGGACCGCTTCAAGGAAGAACTGGAATCCATCGCACAGCGGTGGGGCGAGGACGCCAAGAGCAAGGCGGAACGGACGTTGAACGCGGCGCTGACAGCGAGTAAGGAAACCATGATGAAAGGGATGCAGGAGGGCACGAAAGCGGCCGCCGAATCGGCACGCTGCGAGGTGGAGGCGGCCGTCGGGCGGCTCGCCGGCTCAGTGCGGGCCAGCCAGCGGATCGCGATCATGAACATGATCGCGGGCGCCCTGGCTGTCTTTGCAGCAGCCATGGCGCTGCTCTCGACGTTATGAAGCCGGCGGATAGGGAGATCCAGACGGGTTTTTTATGGCTCAGGTTGACGCTTTGACACTAAATCCGTCTTGGGTATCTCGGGTCGGGCGCCGGGCGATGACGTCATGGGCGGCGGCCGGGGCCAGTGTCGTCGTGGCCGACTCAGGGAGCCAGGCGCCTAAGAACCTGTTCAAAGTCTCTGGAGTAATGAGAACGTTGAGGGATGAGGAAGAGCTATCCGAGCGCCATCAGCCGCGAACAGTTCGAGATCATCCGTCCGCTGCTGGAGAGTGCGCGCAGGAAGACCTGTCCGAGGCGCGTGGACCTGTACGAAGTGTTCTGCGCGGTGTTGTATCTGCTCAGGAGTGGCTGCCAGGGGCGCATGCTGCCCGACGGGTTTCCCAAATGGCGCCCGGTGCACGCGTACTTTGCCATCTGGAGCGAGCCGCGCGAGGGTGGGAGCCTGCTGGAGCAGGCTTTAAAAAATCAGGTTGGCGCAGCCCGGCAGAGACTGGAGCGCAACGCCTGCAGCACGGTCGTGATCGTGGACGCGCAAAGCGTGAAGAACACGGATACGGCGGTCCAGAAGGGCTATGACGCGGGCAAGAAGGTGTCAGGGATCGAGCGCCACATTGCGGTCGACACCCAAGGCTTGCCGTATGCGAGGGCGGTGAGCACGGCTGAGGTGACGGACCGCAAGGGGGGGCTGCAGGCGGCTGCGTCGTTGCAAGCCTGGGCTCGAGCGGGTGCAACGCGTGCTGTGCGACAGCGGCTATAGGGGCCAGCCCTTCGCGCAGGGCGTGACGGTGCAGATCGCCAAGCGCCGCGAACCACCGCGTTCAAGGTGATGCCCAAGCGCTGGATCGTCGAGCGCAGCTTTGCCTGGCTGGAAAAAAACAGGCGACTATGGGAGAAGTGCGAGCGGCTGCTCAACACCAGCTTGCAGTTCATCCACCTCGCATTCCTGGCCCTTTTGCTCAATAGACTTTGAACAGGTTCTCAGGAATTCTTCCATTTTCCTGAAAACAGCTGCTGGCCAGGTGCATCGCATTTCTCCCGTGTTGCGAAATTCGAATCGACGATTTATACCTGCCTTCCCTGGCCTTCAGGGGGCACACATCCCTTCACTCCCCTCGCAGCCAGCGGCGCAGCAATTTCGTGATAACCGGCATCACAACGTACGTCAGCAGGACCACCGCGATCGGAATCAGCACCATCGTAGCCATATACACCGGCAGCCCTTCGAGCACGGGTCGCAAGATCATCAGCAGGGGCGTGATCGTCAGATACACGCCCAGTCCGCTGGCGATCATCATCTTGTGGCGGGGCGGTGGAATCATCGGCTGGGGCGAGCCGGCGTTTGCCGGCAACTGAAACCATGTTTCCAAACCGACGGCCTGCTCGATCAGCACCGGTGCGCTCTCCACTGATTCGAGTTGCCTCACCAGTTCCAGCCGTTGCGCCGAGTCCTCCCATCGCCGCAGGCTTGCGAAGCTATCGAAACTCATGATGATTCGGTATGCACGTTCCCCGGTCCCGGTGGGTTTGAGGATAGTGGCACCCAAGTTTCCCGGGAATTGGCGCGCCGC encodes:
- a CDS encoding conjugal transfer protein TraM, producing the protein MSDKIESIIKEIAAKHGIAVGRDDPILVLQTINERLMQDSAVAQQETLDRFKEELESIAQRWGEDAKSKAERTLNAALTASKETMMKGMQEGTKAAAESARCEVEAAVGRLAGSVRASQRIAIMNMIAGALAVFAAAMALLSTL